A single window of Agromyces aureus DNA harbors:
- a CDS encoding ATP-binding cassette domain-containing protein, producing the protein MTLRPAPLRTAALIAAGFIGVRVVYRVLFHGADGSGPVVLPLPEVPLPRPFSHVVLLGPATLDGLADAALSAVPIALAILAFGVLNALLDVPRLLVRGARRGPLRGVARTLAVAWAGLPALADAVRRVRFAQRLRGERGGPRLLSPVLERTLERATAVAAALELRGLAGRPVSGVCERPVGARHLAIVHRDADEAAVVVPALDLGPGTLVLVTGATGSGKSTLLRAIAGLHTHVDGGTTSGELTVVGHDRARTPPRDTARTVGVVLQHPREGFATERVDDEIGLSLELRGVDPVIVRARIDEIAERLDIRPLLGRELRGLSAGEATLVAIAAAIAEHPILLIVDEPLADLDTRFRERIVALLDALAHGAGICVVVAEHRRAEFAGVADERVDVADGLARVLDAGAAGAGAGAAADAGAAAGAGGRTTGPARTRTGSAATAHVVLHARDLTVRHAEKLAVDGAALDLSAGEIVALTGPNGAGKSSLLVALATTRSGAVTLQATQGGRTGIALVPDASDDLFAATTVTAECARSDRTTHLPRGATAARLAAFLGLDTGSPEFTARLARHPRDLSVGERRCLAIAIQSASGPAVLLVDEPTRGLDASAGSLVAAALGRAADGGTAVLVATHDTAFIGAVADRVLPMADGRLGPSVAVEQPRAAERPIAASPPGLALAEAPVAVVPSIPAAPDGRTVLAPPPPASAPTHGPRPPGLDPAGPGERRPALIALTVANLVALAAFTWPLVATALPSQASSAVPVAALALAPLAALVVLAALDGSVRSAHTLALLGTLAAIGAAVRIAGTGVGGVEAVFVLLILAGRAFGPRFGMLLGLLTIALSTIVTGTFGPWTPFQMFACAWVGAGAGLLPRRLAWQRIGRMPRRAEIAMLAVYGVLASYAFGLIMNLWFWPFAVGTATGISYEPGAPLGQNLSSFLLYSLVTSSITWDTLRAVTTVIGLTVIGAGVLAALRRAKPVGGASAGLPGSPKRSRGRSSSRPAVSASTEP; encoded by the coding sequence GTGACCCTGCGACCCGCACCCCTGCGCACCGCGGCGCTCATCGCCGCGGGGTTCATCGGGGTCCGGGTCGTCTACCGGGTGCTCTTCCACGGAGCCGACGGCTCAGGCCCGGTGGTGCTGCCGCTGCCGGAGGTCCCCCTCCCGCGGCCGTTCTCGCATGTCGTGCTGCTCGGCCCGGCGACCCTCGACGGACTCGCGGATGCCGCCCTCAGCGCGGTGCCGATCGCGCTCGCGATCCTCGCGTTCGGCGTGCTGAACGCCCTGCTCGACGTGCCGCGGCTGCTCGTGCGCGGCGCGCGGCGCGGACCGCTCCGCGGGGTCGCCCGCACGCTCGCCGTCGCCTGGGCCGGGCTGCCGGCCCTCGCCGACGCCGTGCGACGCGTGCGGTTCGCCCAGCGCCTCCGCGGCGAGCGCGGCGGCCCCCGCCTGCTCTCCCCCGTGCTCGAGCGCACGCTCGAGCGGGCGACGGCCGTCGCCGCGGCCCTCGAACTGCGCGGGCTCGCTGGACGACCGGTCAGCGGGGTCTGCGAACGCCCCGTCGGGGCGCGGCACCTCGCGATCGTGCACCGCGACGCCGACGAGGCCGCCGTGGTGGTTCCCGCGCTCGACCTCGGGCCCGGCACGCTCGTGCTGGTCACGGGCGCGACGGGCAGCGGCAAGTCCACGCTGCTCCGGGCGATCGCCGGCCTGCACACGCACGTCGACGGCGGTACCACGAGCGGCGAGTTGACCGTCGTCGGCCACGATCGTGCTCGCACCCCGCCGCGCGACACCGCGCGCACCGTCGGCGTCGTGCTGCAGCATCCGCGCGAGGGGTTCGCCACCGAGCGGGTCGACGACGAGATCGGCCTCTCGCTCGAACTTCGCGGCGTCGACCCGGTCATCGTCAGGGCGCGCATCGACGAGATCGCGGAGCGCCTCGACATCCGCCCCCTGCTCGGCCGTGAGCTGCGCGGGCTGTCGGCGGGCGAGGCGACCCTCGTCGCCATCGCGGCCGCCATCGCCGAGCATCCGATCCTGCTCATCGTCGACGAGCCGCTCGCCGATCTCGACACCCGATTCCGCGAACGGATCGTCGCGCTGCTCGACGCCCTCGCGCACGGGGCCGGCATCTGCGTGGTGGTCGCCGAGCATCGGCGGGCCGAGTTCGCGGGCGTCGCCGACGAGCGCGTCGACGTCGCGGACGGCCTCGCACGCGTGCTCGACGCCGGTGCCGCCGGTGCGGGCGCGGGCGCCGCGGCGGATGCAGGTGCGGCTGCGGGAGCGGGCGGTCGGACGACGGGGCCGGCACGCACACGCACCGGGTCGGCCGCCACCGCCCACGTGGTGCTGCACGCCCGAGACCTGACCGTGCGGCACGCCGAGAAGCTCGCGGTCGATGGGGCAGCCCTCGACCTCTCGGCGGGCGAGATCGTCGCGCTCACCGGACCGAACGGCGCCGGCAAGTCGAGCCTGCTCGTCGCCCTCGCCACGACGCGCTCGGGCGCCGTCACCCTGCAGGCGACCCAGGGGGGTCGCACCGGCATCGCCCTCGTTCCCGACGCCTCCGACGACCTGTTCGCCGCCACGACGGTCACCGCCGAATGCGCTCGAAGCGACCGCACGACGCACCTCCCCCGTGGCGCGACGGCCGCGCGGCTGGCCGCCTTCCTCGGGCTCGACACCGGCTCGCCCGAGTTCACGGCACGCCTGGCGCGGCATCCGCGCGACCTCTCCGTCGGCGAGCGCCGCTGCCTCGCGATCGCGATCCAGTCGGCGAGCGGACCCGCCGTGCTCCTCGTCGACGAGCCGACCCGGGGGCTGGATGCCTCGGCCGGCTCGCTCGTGGCCGCGGCGCTCGGCCGGGCTGCCGACGGCGGCACCGCGGTGCTGGTCGCCACGCACGACACCGCGTTCATCGGGGCCGTCGCGGATCGCGTGCTGCCCATGGCGGACGGGCGCCTGGGCCCGTCGGTCGCCGTCGAGCAGCCGCGAGCAGCCGAGCGGCCGATCGCCGCCTCGCCGCCCGGCCTCGCCCTCGCCGAGGCGCCGGTCGCCGTCGTACCGTCGATCCCGGCCGCTCCCGACGGCCGGACCGTCCTCGCTCCCCCGCCACCGGCATCCGCCCCGACGCACGGTCCTCGGCCCCCAGGGCTCGACCCCGCCGGCCCCGGCGAACGCCGACCCGCCCTCATCGCACTGACCGTCGCGAACCTGGTCGCGCTCGCGGCCTTCACCTGGCCGCTCGTGGCCACCGCGCTCCCCTCGCAGGCGAGCTCCGCCGTTCCGGTCGCCGCCCTCGCCCTCGCCCCGCTGGCCGCCCTCGTCGTGCTCGCCGCCCTCGACGGCTCGGTGCGCAGCGCGCACACGCTGGCCCTGCTCGGCACGCTCGCCGCGATCGGTGCGGCCGTGCGCATCGCGGGCACGGGCGTCGGGGGCGTCGAGGCCGTGTTCGTCCTGTTGATCCTCGCCGGCAGGGCCTTCGGACCCCGGTTCGGGATGCTGCTCGGCCTGCTCACGATCGCGCTCTCGACGATCGTGACCGGCACGTTCGGTCCGTGGACGCCGTTCCAGATGTTCGCGTGCGCGTGGGTCGGCGCCGGGGCGGGGCTGCTCCCCCGGCGGCTGGCGTGGCAGCGGATCGGGCGGATGCCGCGGCGCGCCGAGATCGCCATGCTCGCCGTCTACGGCGTGCTCGCCTCGTACGCCTTCGGGCTCATCATGAACCTCTGGTTCTGGCCGTTCGCGGTGGGCACGGCCACGGGCATCTCGTACGAGCCGGGGGCTCCGCTCGGGCAGAACCTCTCGAGCTTCCTGCTCTACTCGCTCGTGACCTCGTCGATCACGTGGGACACCCTGCGCGCCGTCACGACGGTGATCGGCCTCACCGTGATCGGCGCCGGCGTGCTCGCCGCGCTCCGGCGTGCGAAGCCGGTCGGCGGGGCCTCCGCCGGGTTGCCCGGCTCACCCAAGCGCTCGCGCGGCCGGTCGTCGAGCCGCCCGGCGGTCAGCGCGTCGACGGAGCCGTGA
- a CDS encoding TerC family protein produces MNVTPLLWIITIAVTIAFFVYEFFAHVRKPHEPSIGESARWSAFYIGLALLFGVGIGTVSGWTYGGEYFAGYLTEKALSIDNLFVFLIVMTGFAVPKIYQQKVLMIGIVIALILRGGFIAVGAALIQNFSWIFYIFGALLLVLAYRQAFSSHESNPANGRFMGLVRRVLPVTDEYHEDKLTVRKGGRRFVTPMLLTIIAIGFVDLIFAVDSIPAIYGLTDEAYIVFTANAFALMGLRQLYFLIGGLLERLVYLAQGLAVILAFIGVKLVLHAMHVNELPFINGGEPMLWAPEIPIWFSLLFIGATIAVATTASLLKTRGDRRTAHASLGAPDASVAASVMSTDADADADADADAEAPAGGPGEASAVLARDARNEDTR; encoded by the coding sequence TTGAACGTCACCCCACTTCTGTGGATCATCACGATCGCCGTCACGATCGCCTTCTTCGTCTACGAGTTCTTCGCGCACGTGCGCAAGCCCCACGAACCGTCCATCGGCGAATCGGCCAGGTGGTCGGCGTTCTACATCGGCCTCGCGCTGCTGTTCGGCGTCGGGATCGGCACCGTCTCGGGCTGGACGTACGGCGGCGAGTACTTCGCCGGCTACCTCACCGAGAAGGCCCTGTCGATCGACAACCTCTTCGTGTTCCTCATCGTGATGACGGGCTTCGCGGTGCCGAAGATCTACCAGCAGAAGGTGCTGATGATCGGCATCGTGATCGCGCTGATCCTGCGCGGTGGCTTCATCGCGGTCGGCGCCGCGCTGATCCAGAACTTCTCGTGGATCTTCTACATCTTCGGCGCGCTGCTTCTGGTGCTCGCCTACCGCCAGGCGTTCAGCAGTCACGAGAGCAACCCGGCGAACGGCAGGTTCATGGGGCTCGTGCGCCGCGTGCTGCCGGTCACCGACGAGTACCACGAGGACAAGCTCACGGTGCGAAAGGGCGGCAGGCGCTTCGTCACGCCCATGCTGCTCACGATCATCGCGATCGGCTTCGTCGACCTGATCTTCGCGGTCGACTCGATTCCCGCGATCTACGGCCTGACCGATGAGGCGTACATCGTCTTCACGGCCAACGCGTTCGCGCTCATGGGCCTGCGTCAGCTCTACTTCCTCATCGGCGGCCTGCTCGAGCGCCTCGTGTACCTCGCGCAGGGCCTCGCGGTCATCCTCGCCTTCATCGGCGTGAAGCTCGTGCTGCACGCCATGCACGTCAACGAACTCCCGTTCATCAACGGCGGCGAGCCGATGCTGTGGGCCCCCGAGATCCCGATCTGGTTCTCGTTGCTCTTCATCGGCGCCACCATCGCCGTCGCCACCACGGCGAGCCTGCTGAAGACCCGCGGTGACCGTCGGACGGCGCACGCCTCCCTCGGTGCGCCGGATGCGTCGGTCGCGGCGTCGGTCATGTCGACGGATGCGGATGCGGATGCGGATGCGGATGCGGATGCGGAGGCGCCCGCAGGCGGGCCCGGCGAGGCATCCGCCGTCCTGGCCCGCGACGCGCGAAATGAGGACACGCGCTGA